The Marivirga tractuosa DSM 4126 genome contains the following window.
CCACCCAATTCTGATAATGTAAAATCATAGCTGTATCCAGCTTGAAATTCATTAAAAATCAAGCCAAACATAAATACCAAAGCATCCCTGTCATATAATTCTCTATTTGGATCAGTTTTACCAAAAGGGATGCCTCTATACCATAGTCCTGCTGAAATTGGGTCGTAATGCCAATTGAATCCAATATCTAACTGGTCGTTAATCCCCTGTTTTTTGTAAACAAATGAAGGAGCAATGCTAGAAGTATTAGCACCATCTACAGGTCCTCTGTACAAAGGAATCCGAACACCTCCATGAAAGCTTATTTTCATATTTAGTGGATTGGAATCCCCCAACAAAGACATTTCTGGCTCTGTGATATGATGCAATGCAAAACCGCCCCATAATGCTTTGCTATAAACCAGCATGCCACCCGAGAAATCGAAATATCGGATATTTTGTATATTTCCTAATTCAGAATCAAAAGATACATTCCGATTGTCCAATAATTGATCACCCAAGGTTAATCCATTTTGATTTAGTCCAGTAAAATTATAGGCGAATTGAACCCCAGTACTAATCACAAGATTTCTATTGATTGCAGCTCTGTAAGAGTATAAAAAGCTGGCATTCGTATTTCCTAGATTCCCAGAGCCTGCAACATCTCGTGTAAGCATTAGGCCAAACCCACTATTTAAATGATCTAGGTTATAATCGTATGATAACGCATGGGTTTGGTAAGCCCTTGGTAAGCTCGGCCATTGAATACGAGTGTTTAATGCAAAGCGATGCATCTTTCCTAAGCCGGTAAATGCAGGATTAAGATATAAAGGGGCTTCATGATACTGCGAAAATTGAAAATCTTGAGAATGAGCATTGAATACATTCACAGATGGTATCAGGCAGATCAATAAAATGCAATGTAAAAAATATGCTTTGAAAAATTTATATATCATTCATTTACCCGTTTAAAGATCAAAATCAGAGTGGTTGAAATCACCTAATCAAGGTAATA
Protein-coding sequences here:
- a CDS encoding PorP/SprF family type IX secretion system membrane protein, with the protein product MIYKFFKAYFLHCILLICLIPSVNVFNAHSQDFQFSQYHEAPLYLNPAFTGLGKMHRFALNTRIQWPSLPRAYQTHALSYDYNLDHLNSGFGLMLTRDVAGSGNLGNTNASFLYSYRAAINRNLVISTGVQFAYNFTGLNQNGLTLGDQLLDNRNVSFDSELGNIQNIRYFDFSGGMLVYSKALWGGFALHHITEPEMSLLGDSNPLNMKISFHGGVRIPLYRGPVDGANTSSIAPSFVYKKQGINDQLDIGFNWHYDPISAGLWYRGIPFGKTDPNRELYDRDALVFMFGLIFNEFQAGYSYDFTLSELGGASGGAHEISIIFDFEATLKKKRKKKFIPCPTF